The genomic interval CTGCGCCCCATACGTATTGTGGTTTGAAATGAACCGCGCTATGACTGAAGAGGAGGTTGCACAGAGAGATCAACATTCCAAACATTGGATGGATTACGCTGAGGTAGATGCTTGTCCTTTTCTTCACTATTTACAGTATCTTACGTATGGAGGACAAGGTGAACGCACCAAACAGCTATATGCGCTTGAAGTACTCAAGTCGTATATACTTGATCCAAGAAATGACATCAACATTCATCATCCTGAGACAGCGCTCAATTTGCTTGGTCACTGCTATGAAATGGAAGGCGACTGTTCAAGGGCGTGTTATTACTACGAGGAATCGTTGCGTTTTGACGGTACAAAAAATGCTGCTAACTGGCACGTTCAGCGTGTGCAGCGACTAATAagtaatttatattgaatattaaaacattttaatgtttacaatcatataaatgtatttgagtAGACAATGTGATATCAGTTAGTTCCAAGTTAATGATTATTGTTAACTATAAAAAATCGTAAAATTTATACTATTGTGTTTGTTTAAGAATTGTAATTTGACATTTAGCGATGTTGATATTGATACAGTTAGTgtagatttattttatttagcgAGTTGAAGAAAACATGAACCCCGATTTTACGCGTTTTCGTTTAGAGAAATAAATACGTTAACTACTTAATAAAGAATGGCTTGCaagatttatttcatattgatatagACAACTTAGGATGTCGATTGCAAGCGTGTTTTATACGGAGGATCAGACAAGGTGGAGAGGGAGAACTGGGAGGTGTAGTCTTACGTAACAGTATCAGTTTATTGCTAATGTTCGGGAACTTGAAAACATTACTTTATAATTTGACAGagataatatataaaatacagaGTTCGAATTCGACATTCCAACAAGGTATATACAATACATTACGCACTGTTGTTCAAGGCTTCACgaatgaacatttgaaaaacgtTGCGTTCGACCTTATTAATCACCTGTATGCCGTATATAATTCAGTGCAATCATCTAACTGTTTGCGACTTCCAAACCCTAATTTCATCGAAATTATAAGGCgttttgaattttgtttaaacacAGATATTGCCTCTAGTCATTTAAAGTTGGCTTCTTTGCTATACTGCTTTGGACATTTTCACGCGGCAGCTAGAGCGTTAGAGGACGTGGAGAAGAGGTATCACTGCAAGGTCAAGGCTCTATGTGGAATGTTACAAGTGGAAGGAGAAACAGATCTCCAGGTTTTCGCTAGCATGATCTCAGATAATTGTGACAACGTACGCAGAGAACCGCCATTCTCATTCTGTGTCAGGTTTATTAGACATGAAGCGCACTGCGCCCCATACGTAATGTGGTTTGAAATGAACCGCGCTATGACTGAAGAGGAGGTTGCACAGAGAGATCAACATTCCAAACATTGGATGGATTACGCTGAGGTAGATGCTTGTCCTTTTCTTCACTATTTACAGTATCTTACGTATGGAGGACAAGGTGAACGCACCAAACAGCTATATGCGCTTGAAGTACTCAAGTCGTATATACTTGATCCAAGAAATGACATCAACATTCATCATCCTGAGACAGCGCTCAATTTGCTTGGTCACTGCTATGAAATGGAAGGCGACTGTTCAAGGGCGTGTTATTACTACGAGGAATCG from Dreissena polymorpha isolate Duluth1 chromosome 1, UMN_Dpol_1.0, whole genome shotgun sequence carries:
- the LOC127864499 gene encoding uncharacterized protein LOC127864499 isoform X4, producing MFGNLKTLLYNLTEIIYKIQSSNSTFQQGIYNTLRTVVQGFTNEHLKNVAFDLINHLYAVYNSVQSSNCLRLPNPNFIEIIRRFEFCLNTDIASSHLKLASLLYCFGHFHAAARALEDVEKRYHCKVKALCGMLQVEGETDLQVFASMISDNCDNVRREPPFSFCVRFIRHEAHCAPYVMWFEMNRAMTEEEVAQRDQHSKHWMDYAEVDACPFLHYLQYLTYGGQGERTKQLYALEVLKSYILDPRNDINIHHPETALNLLGHCYEMEGDCSRACYYYEESLRFDGTNNAANWHVQRVQRLISNLY